In a genomic window of Brettanomyces nanus chromosome 1, complete sequence:
- a CDS encoding uncharacterized protein (EggNog:ENOG41): MHSVSIHPATNLSKRVGEDVKKQFLTTPPALLIENPAYSSILSKLRNDYKFCYLVQWLYVLKHLIRMGEAFDVENLEEEVIGIADPPVFLDSFKVKLIQYLSNYKINSVSDEFSGCVDQIFGSEMEYDTLGLEDKVDILYQLVLRANKKSPDHFRKILSRYDDQEEEMRVTPLLQVSNGDTREEYLMLKDARLYYRKWEFVKMSVPKKRKDYLKEIEEPEYIYFDNIEPKVVEWKCLAAGIYQFDRYTQDLKASAGRKKKSISYRLASRLDSCYDRVIAHDLRKRKQALQRKKEVKMQFMLAHRKRSSRLMEREEHRKEQEARRHADQERLEAEAADRRVERRRKMKEKQYALASMGSRSQTKTRSSSPVYDAQTREERELKRQKVQAVILNGGEIKQEENWQVLIYSMRMIKTSFTMPTFIPYNPHKE, encoded by the exons ATGCACTCAGTATCTATTCATCCTGCTACCAATCTTTCTAAGCGTGTTGGGGAAGATGTCAAGAAGCAGTTCCTAACCACACCTCCAGCGCTGTTGATCGAGAACCCTGcatactcttcaattttaaGCAAGCTGAGAAACGACTACAAATTCTGCTACTTGGTACAATGGCTGTATGTTCTTAAACACCTCATCCGAATGGGCGAGGCGTTTGATGTAGAGAACctcgaagaagaggttaTAGGAATTGCCGACCCTCCTGTTTTTCTGGATAGCTTTAAGGTGAAGTTGATCCAATACTTGTCCAATTACAAAATCAATTCAGTTAGTGATGAATTTTCTGGCTGTGTTGATCAGATATTTGGAAGTGAAATGGAATATGACACATTGGGATTAGAGGACAAAGTTGATATACTCTACCAGTTGGTTCTAAGAGCCAACAAGAAGAGTCCTGATCATTTCCGAAAGATTCTTTCCAGATATGACGatcaagaggaagaaatgagAGTTACACCATTACTTCAAGTATCTAATGGAGATACgagagaagagtatttgATGCTTAAAGATGCTCGATTGTATTATAGGAAATGGGAGTTTGTTAAGATGTCAGTCCccaaaaagaggaaagacTACTTGAAAGAGATAGAGGAGCCGGAATATATCTATTTTGACAATATTGAGCCCAAGGTAGTTGAATGGAAGTGTCTAGCTGCAGGTATCTATCAATTTGACAGGTATACTCAAGACTTGAAGGCCTCTGCCGGAcggaaaaagaagtctATAAGCTATAGACTTGCATCGCGGTTAGATTCATGTTATGATCGTGTTATAGCTCATGAtctaagaaagagaaagcaagCTTtacagagaaagaaagaggttaAGATGCAATTCATGTTGGCACATAGAAAGAGATCTTCTCGATTAATGGAAAGAGAGGAGCATCGAAAGGAACAAGAAGCTCGTCGGCATGCAGACCAAGAGAGGCTGGAAGCTGAAGCCGCAGATCGTAGGGTTGAACGTaggagaaaaatgaaagagaaacagTATGCTCTGGCATCTATGGGATCGAGATCACAGACTAAAACAAGGTCAAGTTCACCAGTTTACGATGCCCAGactagagaagaaagagaactGAAGAGACAGAAGGTTCAGGCTGTCATTCTTAATGGTGGTGAGATTAAGcaggaagaaaattggCA AGTTCTTATTTACAGTATGAGAATGATCAAAA CATCATTTACGATGCCTACATTCATTCCCTACAATCCTCATAAGGAGTAA
- a CDS encoding uncharacterized protein (EggNog:ENOG41), with amino-acid sequence MDPEEYLQPDFDASKVTIPKLRSILLDQNIQYPSSAKKSELVQLFDTHIKPQSIELLNKITSTIPSSKGIIFEDGSGNGNGNGKSNGDGMSGQNTPKVSKGTPNITDGHVTPESKQSDPIHKSTPKSAPSVFSHNNVFQKSPSTPPKENTIPVYPQSVPRKRSSPQNTSKAISTRKKKVLKRQNVSVDNSNHSDSSLSPSMSPQMKNSLLSFEKFESPDSDDMIKQYLKTPSGIESPKRRPASKSSDIIDHYKKSVGGGKIAKKHSSKKVKKEAKKEAKKEAKKEAKKEAEREPSELEEISKDLLVPLLTPYTEVEGALQADLPVQSALPHILSSVDTSVVSVSLEDTIDVEVLSGPTQEILVDTFKDDERTIKGEHSDDEIVYKQSTETHLSYNISTESTDVEESEDEFEDEAKDKDAVKDIKQEINETKVIADSLRSSSHPFVSFISKFVLLVCLLASTFFFGCYRTMKFNAGYCGLPNSHSSLLSLWSIVPLQCEQTLEPIHPYVSQIEQLLVDHLAPSCATCPEHGTCYENSELVCDRQYVVYQPPESLFGLIPNKEECMYDEYADKKAHLLSQYTIELLERRDGEQLSLDELHNLLKATRPEHMSNREFEEYWDHFINYDITKEPEIRVDLRTNLISIEHKTPSQFLTRTFGESIKSKKLDLYERSRPTSTFDGYSDYQEPSYKKVSI; translated from the coding sequence ATGGATCCCgaagaatatcttcaacCAGATTTCGACGCGTCTAAAGTGACCATTCCCAAGTTAAGATCGATCCTACTTGATCAAAACATCCAGTATCCTTCTTCAGCCAAGAAGTCAGAGCTAGTGCAGTTATTCGATACTCATATTAAGCCTCAGTCTATTGAATTACTCAACAAGATTACTTCTACAATTCCTAGCTCAAAAGGtatcatttttgaagatggcaGCGGCAACGGCAACGGCAACGGCAAGAGCAATGGCGATGGTATGAGCGGACAAAATACTCCTAAAGTCAGTAAAGGTACTCCGAATATCACTGATGGCCATGTAACGCCTGAGTCAAAGCAGTCCGATCCCATACACAAATCTACTCCAAAGTCTGCCCCTTCCGTATTTTCTCACAATAATGTCTTCCAGAAGTCTCCGTCTACCCCTCCTAAGGAAAATACTATTCCAGTTTACCCACAGTCCGTGCCTAGAAAGAGATCTTCTCCTCAGAATACTTCTAAAGCGATTTCTACGCGTAAGAAAAAGGTACTAAAACGTCAGAACGTTTCTGTTGACAACAGTAATCATTCTGACAGTTCACTCTCGCCTTCAATGTCGCcgcagatgaagaattctCTCCTTAgttttgaaaaatttgagTCTCCAGACTCTGATGATATGATAAAGCagtatttgaagactcCTTCAGGTATCGAATCTCCCAAACGTAGGCCTGCAAGCAAAAGCTCGGATATTATTGATCATTACAAGAAGTCTGTAGGCGGGGGAAAGATTGCTAAGAAACATAGTTCAAAGAAGGTCAAAAAGGAGGCCAAGAAAGAGGCCAAGAAGGAGGCCAAGAAGGAGGCCAAGAAGGAGGCCGAGAGGGAGCCATCGGAGCTTGAAGAGATATCCAAAGATCTTCTAGTGCCTCTTCTAACTCCATATACAGAGGTAGAAGGGGCCCTTCAAGCTGATCTTCCTGTTCAGTCTGCATTACCTCACATTTTGTCCTCTGTTGATACTTCTGTTGTTAGTGTGTCTCTTGAAGACACCATTGATGTTGAAGTTCTTTCGGGTCCTACTCAAGAAATTCTCGTTGATACTTTCAAGGACGATGAAAGAACGATCAAAGGTGAGCACTCCGATGACGAAATCGTTTATAAGCAGTCGACGGAAACACATCTGAGTTATAATATTTCTACAGAATCTACCGATGTGGAGGAATCAGAAGACgagtttgaagatgaagctaAGGATAAAGATGCAGTCAAGGACATCAAACAGGAAATCAATGAAACCAAGGTCATTGCCGATTCTCTAAGGTCATCATCCCATCCATTTGTCTCCTTTATATCTAAATTTGTCCTTCTTGTTTGTCTTCTTGCCTCCacgtttttttttggatGTTATAGAACTATGAAGTTTAACGCTGGATATTGTGGACTTCCGAACTCGCATTCAAGTTTGCTTTCTTTATGGTCTATAGTTCCACTGCAGTGTGAACAAACTCTTGAGCCAATACACCCTTACGTGAGTCAAATAGAGCAGCTATTGGTTGATCATCTCGCTCCATCATGTGCTACCTGCCCTGAACATGGTACCTGTTATGAGAACTCCGAACTTGTTTGTGATAGACAATACGTGGTTTACCAGCCACCAGAATCCTTATTTGGGCTCATTccaaacaaagaagagtGTATGTATGATGAATATGCTGATAAGAAAGCACATTTGCTATCACAATACACTATCGAGCTTCTTGAAAGGAGAGACGGAGAACAGctctctttggatgagCTTCATAATCTTCTCAAGGCCACCAGACCAGAGCATATGTCAAACAGAGAGTTCGAGGAATACTGGGATCATTTCATCAACTACGATATCACAAAGGAGCCTGAAATCAGAGTCGACTTGAGGACTAATTTAATCTCTATCGAGCATAAAACGCCATCTCAGTTCCTAACGAGAACGTTCGGTGAGTCTATCAAAAGTAAAAAGCTCGATCTCTACGAGAGATCACGTCCGACCTCCACCTTTGATGGTTATTCCGACTATCAGGAGCCTTCGTATAAGAAAGTAAGTATTTGA
- the SUP2 gene encoding Eukaryotic peptide chain release factor GTP-binding subunit (BUSCO:EOG09341GWW) has translation MSNQQNQQGQQGQQGQQPYYAKNLGYDMQNMNLNGQQIAQQQQEQGFNPDAAQNFVPTVSSPSFVPGQSGTGGQYGQYGQYGQGQGQGQGQSNQYNQYGQYGGQFGSNDYNKNYNQGYQGYQSGSQGGSQGGYQGGYQGGYEGGYQQGYDANAEEPHQMSLEEYKQQQQEKLNKPAGPMKKKTLKLNMKSSTIKLGNAKKESTDATKKEIEATAKETVKEAPKEVKETPENAPSSVNVSKSSSSTASTTNNVAKELEDQVDPEVVKDMFGGKEHVSIIFMGHVDAGKSTMGGNLLYLTGAVDKRIVDKYEREAKDAGRQGWYLSWIMDTDREERSDGKTIETGKAYFESDKRRYTILDAPGHRLYVSEMIGGASQADVGILVISARKGEYEAGFERGGQSREHAILAKTQGVNKLIVVINKMDDPTVGWSEKRYKECTKKLSVFLKNVGYSGDDICFMPVSGYTGAGLKEKIPAEVCPWYHGPALLEYLDNMPLTARKINDPFMLPIASKLKDMGTLVEGKIESGHVRKGTELLLMPNKIPVEVLTIFNETEAEADTAFCGEQVRMKLKGVNDDDINAGYVLSSKEHPVHTVTKFEAQIAIVELKSILSSGFSCVMHVHTAMEEVTFTKLLHKLERGTNRKSKKPPPFAKKGMKIIVELETQEPVCIETYADYPELGRFTLRDQGETIAIGKITKLL, from the coding sequence ATGTCAAACCAACAGAATCAGCAAGGCCAACAGGGCCAGCAGGGCCAGCAGCCATATTATGCCAAGAACTTGGGTTATGACATGCAGAACATGAACTTGAACGGTCAACAAATTGcacagcagcaacaagaGCAGGGATTCAACCCTGACGCTGCACAAAATTTTGTGCCAACTGTCAGTTCACCATCATTTGTGCCAGGTCAAAGTGGAACGGGCGGTCAGTATGGCCAGTATGGTCAATACGGCCAAGGACAGGGCCAAGGACAGGGCCAATCTAATCAGTACAACCAGTACGGCCAGTATGGTGGACAGTTTGGAAGTAACGATTACAACAAGAACTATAACCAGGGATACCAGGGATACCAAAGCGGATCACAAGGTGGATCTCAAGGCGGATATCAGGGAGGATATCAGGGAGGATATGAGGGAGGCTACCAGCAGGGCTACGATGCTAACGCGGAGGAACCTCATCAGATGTCTTTGGAAGAATAcaagcagcagcagcaggagAAGCTAAATAAGCCAGCAGGaccaatgaagaagaaaaccttgaagttgaatatGAAATCGAGTACGATAAAGCTAGGAAATGCTAAGAAGGAATCAACGGATGCAaccaagaaggagattgaagcAACTGCCAAAGAGACGGTTAAGGAAGCTCCTAAGGAAGTTAAAGAAACTCCTGAAAATGCTCCATCGTCAGTGAACGTTTCCAAATCTTCGTCATCCACAGCCAGTACTACAAACAACGTGGCGAAGGAATTAGAGGATCAAGTGGATCCTGAGGTAGTTAAGGACATGTTTGGAGGAAAAGAGCACGTCTCCATTATCTTTATGGGTCACGTGGATGCTGGTAAATCTACAATGGGTGGAAATTTATTGTATTTAACAGGTGCAGTGGATAAGAGAATTGTGGATAAGTACGAAAGGGAGGCAAAGGATGCTGGTAGGCAAGGTTGGTATCTATCGTGGATTATGGATACcgatagagaagagagatccGATGGTAAGACTATCGAGACAGGAAAAGCATACTTCGAAAGCGACAAGAGACGTTACACAATTTTGGATGCCCCTGGTCACAGATTGTACGTGTCTGAGATGATCGGAGGTGCATCTCAAGCTGATGTCGGCATTTTGGTGATCTCCGCCAGAAAGGGTGAATATGAGGCtggctttgaaagaggaggacAATCTAGAGAGCATGCCATTTTGGCAAAGACTCAAGGTGTCAACAAACTTATTGTTGTGATTAACAAGATGGATGATCCTACTGTTGGTTGGTCTGAGAAGAGATACAAAGAATGTACTAAGAAGTTGTCcgtcttcttgaagaacgtCGGCTACTCTGGAGATGACATTTGCTTTATGCCAGTCTCTGGTTATACCGGAGCAGGACTTAAGGAAAAGATTCCTGCCGAAGTATGCCCATGGTACCATGGTCCAGCCCTCTTGGAATATTTGGATAATATGCCATTGACTGCCAGAAAGATTAACGATCCATTTATGCTACCTATCGCCTCAAAACTGAAAGATATGGGTACCTTGGTGGAAGGTAAAATTGAGTCTGGACACGTCAGAAAGGGTACTGAGCTACTGCTGATGCCAAATAAGATTCCTGTTGAAGTGTTAACAATCTTCAATGAGACCGAGGCCGAGGCAGATACCGCCTTCTGCGGCGAGCAGGTGCGAATGAAACTTAAAGGTGTcaacgatgatgatatcaatgCTGGTTACGTGCTCTCTTCTAAGGAGCATCCTGTGCATACTGTGACTAAGTTCGAGGCCCAGATCGCCATTGTTGAGTTGAAGTCGATTCTATCCTCTGGTTTCTCCTGTGTTATGCATGTCCATACAGCTATGGAAGAGGTGACATTtaccaaacttcttcataaaCTAGAGAGAGGCACTAACAGAAAGTCCAAAAAACCTCCACCTTTCGCTAAGAAGGGGATGAAGATCATTGTTGAGTTGGAGACGCAGGAACCTGTGTGTATTGAGACATACGCTGACTACCCTGAGTTAGGTAGATTCACCTTAAGAGACCAGGGTGAGACCATTGCTATTGGTAAGATCACAAAGTTGTTGTAA
- a CDS encoding uncharacterized protein (BUSCO:EOG09343LZK), whose amino-acid sequence MSRFELYSPEGIRIDGRRWNELRQFHCQTNTHPNASDGSSYVRQGNSEVICLVKGPMDTTYGSSSTKQLPDSPVLSISINHPAFATMERKKRPRNDKRLTELSIILKRCFLKTIVLHNFARSLIEVTVTVLSFDGGLLATCCNAITLALIDAGISLYDYVSAVTVGLYDQTALLDLNSLEEIDLSFITIGVVGDSDKLNLILCEDRLPLDKLERLISLGIEGCHRLKGLMNDTVRQVGADLLSKKQ is encoded by the coding sequence ATGAGCAGATTCGAACTATATTCTCCGGAAGGAATCCGAATTGATGGTCGTCGTTGGAATGAGCTTCGACAGTTCCATTGCCAAACAAATACACATCCTAATGCATCCGATGGGTCCAGTTATGTGAGGCAGGGTAACTCCGAGGTGATATGTCTAGTCAAAGGACCTATGGATACTACGTACggatcatcatcaactaAACAGTTACCGGATTCACCTGTTTTAAGTATATCCATTAATCATCCGGCTTTTGCCACtatggagagaaagaaaagaccTAGAAACGATAAACGGTTGACTGAATTAAGTatcatattgaagagatgcTTTCTCAAGACCATCGTACTACATAATTTTGCCCGATCCCTTATAGAGGTTACGGTGACTGTTTTGTCCTTTGATGGTGGATTGTTGGCAACTTGTTGTAATGCTATAACCTTGGCTCTTATAGATGCAGGTATTTCATTATATGACTACGTGAGTGCAGTGACCGTTGGACTTTACGATCAGACTGCATTGCTCGATCTAAActctcttgaagagatagaCTTGAGCTTTATTACAATAGGTGTAGTTGGAGATAGCGATAAATTGAATCTTATCTTATGCGAGGATAGACTCCCGTTGGATAAACTAGAGAGATTGATTAGCTTGGGTATAGAAGGATGCCACCGACTGAAAGGATTGATGAACGATACCGTTAGACAGGTTGGAGCAGATTTACTAAGCAAGAAACAGTAA
- the BET3 gene encoding transport protein particle 22 kDa subunit (BUSCO:EOG093440GW): MSRQLKQLGDDIWRNKVEKVNSELFTLTYGSIVAQLCKDFNYNYDEVNNELFQMGYSIGIRLIDEFLQKTQLSRCVNLKDTAEIVSKIGFKIFLNITPTVAHWAADYRSFGLILTENPLADFVELPDDGKASKKLWYSNILCGVLKGCFEMVQLDCDVSFIQDTLKGDDATEIRVKLIKILKDEIPAGEE, encoded by the coding sequence ATGTCCAGGCAACTTAAGCAGTTAGGAGACGACATATGGAGAAATAAAGTAGAGAAGGTGAACTCGGAGTTGTTTACGCTTACTTATGGATCGATAGTGGCGCAGCTATGCAAAGACTTTAACTACAACTATGACGAGGTGAACAATGAGCTATTTCAAATGGGGTATAGCATTGGAATACGGCTGATTGAcgaatttcttcaaaagacaCAACTTAGTCGTTGCGTCAACCTAAAAGACACTGCGGAGATCGTTTCCAAGATTGGGTTCAAGATCTTCCTTAACATCACTCCTACGGTGGCACACTGGGCAGCAGATTACAGGTCGTTCGGACTTATTCTCACGGAAAATCCATTGGCAGATTTTGTAGAATTACCGGATGATGGTAAAGCCAGCAAGAAACTCTGGTATTCCAATATACTTTGCGGAGTGTTGAAAGGTTGCTTTGAAATGGTGCAACTGGATTGCGATGTGAGTTTTATACAAGATACCTtgaaaggagatgatgcTACAGAGATTAGGGTGAAATTGATTAAAATTCTAAAGGATGAGATTCCGGCGGGAGAAGAATAA
- a CDS encoding uncharacterized protein (EggNog:ENOG41), which produces MSHFHFIAMLFTFLFVTLTSAFSLSPSSLYSLILENPGDSGNLEVVKLAQLEYKTDSWTLNSLNSESDILPGNYCVSLAEANSGEVVVPCFNYGNFAHLPVTGVLSLIRNNGKDFSYSSISLLRTIQAPSSAETPSKSAGLKILDKECYVIPSPIIEDTTRTAEKQQAVGTNANSDDNKDGEENFFSNTYTYLLDTCSGQAHQKYRMVHVARIYDNATHFLITMSQISKDTALVNPVIISKSAYEVSYSSVINLMKQRNDSTYMGFALYGYWVLIFTLSTVINVAYWCCPYASEKIAKTPPINWLRRHLICPQVIRPSQLSRFKAPTEKSSQTGASKFNLSVIESMYRMPVRVHALLLFLYACIVTILCCVDYTFVTPNTIFRCPKGQKFVYYADRTGIIGTMQLPLIFLFASRNNPLTKITGLPYRTFQVYHKWVSRITFVLLLLHCTFYLSYVQARGDYIARWGLLKWRMANTAFIAICVTTAWGSVRRRYYEWFKSSHKILLVIFVIGAWYHCLTLGWIEYIAVSFSIWAADYIFRIAKITSTGGDLKANCRVLYETREEGEGSTKIRKMPHSIRMEVNHSGWWKPFPGAYCWVYFLKWNMFWEAHPFTVVQTTTQHNFNQLVFIVRVKKGLTRKLANFIAKQPNSQCIMSILVEGPYGTNIPFKAYDHAVFVAGGVGMTVVYSIAMDLAQIYTAQVLRGQKKSSEKSISIEWMIPSFESVTAFRQEIEKLRQFEDILKLHIFITREPKDPALKEVLNRLERPISKANSKPNEPISQKTMFRDPTIIELEPMLSIHENPEDQSGSTGRGSGNNFQDDEMVEFLEDLLNRNGNSSVSIDFDEKPDLTTSLHKIYTLAGPTAVIACGPPTLNADVRVVTVECLKRNRSVEYFEQELLW; this is translated from the exons ATGtctcattttcattttaTCGCTATGCTCTTCACGTTCCTATTCGTTACCCTTACATCAGCGTTTTCATTGTCGCCTTCCTCTTTGTATTCTTTAATCCTTGAGAACCCAGGAGATTCAGGAAATTTGGAGGTTGTCAAACTGGCCCAACTGGAGTACAAGACAGACTCATGGACGCTGAACTCACTCAATTCAGAATCCGACATATTACCAGGCAATTACTGTGTGTCCTTGGCAGAGGCTAATTCTGGGGAAGTTGTTGTTCCATGCTTCAATTATGGAAACTTCGCGCACCTACCTGTGACTGGTGTCTTAAGTCTCATAAGAAACAATGGTAAAGACTTTTCTTACAGCTCAATTTCTTTACTGAGAACAATTCAAGCTCCTTCAAGTGCGGAAACTCCTTCTAAAAGTGCCGGTTTaaagattcttgataagGAGTGTTATGTAATTCCATCACCTATTATAGAGGATACTACAAGGACAGCCGAGAAGCAGCAGGCTGTCGGCACTAATGCCAATTCTGATGACAataaagatggagaagaaaactTTTTCAGTAA TACTTACACCTATTTATTGGATACTTGTTCTGGTCAAGCTCATCAAAAGTATCGCATGGTTCATGTTGCCAGAATTTATGATAATGCCACCCATTTCTTGATAACTATGAGTCAAATTAGCAAAGATACGGCCTTGGTAAATCCGGTGATCATTTCAAAGTCCGCTTATGAGGTTTCTTACTCTAGTGTTATCAATCTTatgaagcaaagaaacGACTCGACCTATATGGGATTTGCACTCTATGGCTATTGGGTGCTAATCTTCACTCTTTCTACTGTAATCAATGTGGCATATTGGTGTTGTCCGTATGCTTCTGAGAAAATCGCAAAAACTCCACCCATAAACTGGCTTCGAAGACATCTTATCTGCCCCCAAGTGATTAGACCTTCTCAACTCTCCAGGTTTAAAGCGCCTACTGAAAAGAGTTCACAAACCGGTGCTAGCAAATTTAACTTGAGTGTCATTGAATCAATGTACAGGATGCCTGTTCGAGTGCATGCcttgcttcttttcctctaCGCCTGTATTGTCACGATCTTATGTTGTGTCGATTACACTTTCGTCACTCCAAATACGATTTTTCGTTGCCCTAAGGGACAGAAGTTTGTGTATTATGCAGATAGAACTGGAATCATCGGAACAATGCAATTACCTTTGATTTTTCTATTTGCCTCAAGAAACAATCCTTTAACTAAAATCACTGGTTTACCCTATAGGACTTTCCAGGTCTATCATAAATGGGTTTCCAGGATAACATTTGTGCTTTTACTTCTCCATTGTACATTTTATCTCAGCTACGTGCAAGCTCGTGGTGATTATATCGCCAGATGGGGGCTACTTAAATGGAGGATGGCCAACACTGCTTTTATTGCCATTTGTGTTACAACTGCTTGGGGTTCCGTGCGTAGAAGATACTATGAATGGTTTAAGTCCTCACATAAAATACTCTTAGTTATATTTGTCATCGGTGCATGGTATCATTGCTTAACTTTAGGATGGATTGAATATATTGCCGTTTCCTTTTCCATTTGGGCCGCAGATTACATCTTCAGAATAGCTAAAATTACATCTACTGGTGGAGATCTAAAGGCTAACTGCAGGGTTCTTTACGAGACCAGGGAGGAAGGGGAAGGTTCGACAAAGATAAGGAAAATGCCTCATTCCATTAGAATGGAGGTGAACCACTCAGGATGGTGGAAACCGTTTCCTGGTGCCTATTGTTGGGTTTACTTTTTGAAATGGAATATGTTTTGGGAAGCCCATCCATTCACTGTAGTTCAGACTACTACTCAACACAATTTTAACCAATTGGTGTTTATAGTCAGGGTGAAAAAGGGATTAACAAGGAAGTTGGCCAATTTCATTGCCAAGCAACCAAATTCTCAATGCATTATGTCCATATTGGTAGAAGGACCTTATGGTACTAACATTCCATTTAAAGCTTACGATCATGCAGTTTTCGTTGCTGGCGGTGTTGGAATGACTGTGGTTTATTCTATAGCCATGGATCTTGCCCAAATATACACTGCACAAGTTCTTAGAGgacagaagaaatcaagTGAGAAGTCAATTTCTATAGAATGGATGATTCCTAGCTTTGAATCGGTGACAGCATTTCGtcaagagattgaaaagttgagacagtttgaagatattctcAAGCTCCACATTTTTATCACTAGGGAACCCAAAGATCCAGCGCTCAAGGAAGTTTTGAATAGGCTAGAAAGGCCAATCTCAAAGGCAAATTCAAAACCCAATGAGCCAATTTCACAAAAGACAATGTTTAGGGATCCCACTATCATTGAATTGGAACCAATGTTATCTATACATGAAAACCCAGAGGACCAAAGTGGCTCTACTGGTCGCGGCAGTGGCAACAACTTCCAAGACGATGAGATGGTTGAATTCTTGGAGGATTTACTGAATAGAAATGGCAATAGTTCCGTTTCaattgattttgatgaaaagCCAGATTTGACTACGTCACTTCATAAGATCTACACATTAGCAGGACCAACGGCCGTGATAGCATGCGGGCCTCCAACATTAAACGCAGATGTCCGAGTTGTTACAGTCGAGTGCCTTAAGAGAAATAGAAGCGTTGAATACTTTGAGCAGGAGTTACTCTGgtga